One stretch of Candida orthopsilosis Co 90-125, chromosome 3 draft sequence DNA includes these proteins:
- a CDS encoding Stp3 transcription factor, with the protein MFIVSLGLLYDSNYEDLVKSPPYGVVSARAKQVYTITNTTKFTAYRQAIYQPFTSPRLLSIRFNVYKFINRLIYGTRRYQELFPPITKLVNFNNSRSIAKAKESKENISQRDIQVRSNFPINCAVDDLDLMFDGGDQITIFDSAIDDLHHLHPQQYHHHGGHGVGFSNHNSRFEKGGFEEERSTPVFQQQQKTQQAKRQQKQQDQFHLESHQPQRAQKSEQVDLTPANDLPIFDDFLEAHQHRYIINSSNNNNNNNNNEDDFYLNVANEKELNEVNKNTFISFGPRIMFGNQSSTNQQTRIDKSYNDFEDRDKVNEYPFFDDFEHKPSPIKSMKYDQNKGSIRQIASSIEHALISSSVSSTESFLSPLDDEILTRLHRPSPQNSVVVSNGANVSYHFGQDFYQSTDNDDENSEFAFEIESSLPQRDSSLTRPYSHSVSYPHPQSRLQSHVSSVPQAHSNSITGIDHLQFNNFHPRYATLQQHRHDLDSFKLPNNVKFGRQNEEAFVPQRKRKLSSSGLSINSPSIVSSFDSDVPVSPTDTIIKPTLKKLETSGKSKRKSKKNKKVKVEQQEIADGLKHENETTCTDNHSIDDFISEPVVISTTTKTINTTVRKLSYTGKDGKIGYSFECPHCNSHFKVKGYLTRHLKKHSSSKAFHCPFYQDSSPPPPPEGEIHRSSSSSSAPQAGTKCHPTGGFSRRDTFKTHLKALHFIYPPGTKSTERSHLSGRCAGCFQFFENNTQWLVQHIETGLCQGTVLYKEKLRQSITNGNELKKVKKERDACDEDDLLGSDCDDEFNAELKNLDYDEEEDANDDEDEEGNTMKKVKVKKEPMR; encoded by the coding sequence ATGTTTATCGTATCACTTGGTTTATTATACGATTCAAACTATGAAGACCTTGTAAAATCTCCACCTTATGGTGTTGTTAGCGCCAGAGCTAAACAGGTTTACACTATAACCAACACTACTAAGTTTACCGCATACAGACAAGCTATATACCAACCATTCACATCACCTAGATTATTATCCATCCGGTTCAATGTAtacaaatttatcaatcgTTTAATTTATGGGACTCGCAGATATCAGGAGTTGTTTCCACCTATTAcaaaacttgtcaatttcaacaatagcAGATCTATTGCTAAAGCCAAAGAATCAAAGGAAAACATATCGCAGAGGGACATTCAAGTAAGATCTAATTTTCCTATCAATTgtgctgttgatgatttggatttaatgtttgatggtggtgatCAAATTACAATCTTTGATTctgcaattgatgatttacatcatcttcatccacaacaatatcatcatcatggAGGACATGGTGTGGGATTTTCTAATCATAATTCTCGTTTTGAAAAGGGtggatttgaagaagagagaAGCACTCCTGtattccaacaacaacagaaaaCACAACAAGCTAAGCGTCagcaaaaacaacaagatcaGTTCCACCTTGAATCTCATCAACCACAAAGGGCACAAAAATCGGAACAAGTTGACTTAACACCTGCTAATGACTTGCcaatatttgatgatttccTTGAAGCTCACCAACATCGTTACATtatcaacagcagcaacaacaacaacaacaacaacaacaatgaagatgacttTTATCTCAACGTCGCCAATGAGAAGGAACTCAACGAGGTTAACAAAAATACATTTATCTCATTCGGACCTAGAATCATGTTTGGAAATCAATCTTCTActaatcaacaaacaagaattgataaatcttacaatgattttgaagacaGAGACAAGGTTAATGAGTATCcattttttgatgattttgaacatAAGCCATCACCTATCAAGTCAATGAAATACGACCAAAACAAAGGTTCCATTAGACAAATTGCATCATCTATAGAACATGCATTAATTTCTTCGTCCGTGTCATCAACTGAAAGTTTTCTTAGTCCattggatgatgaaattCTCACAAGATTACATCGTCCATCACCCCAAAAtagtgttgttgtttctaaTGGTGCTAATGTGAGTTACCACTTTGGACAAGATTTTTATCAAAGCACCGACAACGATGATGAGAATTCTGAATTTGCTTTCGAAATTGAGTCGTCATTACCACAACGAGATTCATCCTTGACTCGTCCATATTCCCATTCAGTATCGTACCCACATCCACAATCACGCCTCCAATCGCATGTGTCATCTGTACCACAAGCacattcaaattcaattacAGGAATTGATCATTTACAATTTAACAACTTTCATCCTCGCTATGCAAcactacaacaacatcgTCATGATTTGGATAGTTTTAAGCTCCCCAATAATGTCAAATTTGGCAGACAAAATGAGGAGGCATTTGTCCCacaaagaaagagaaagttGTCATCATCGGGGTTGTCGATAAATTCTCCATCAATAGTGTCAAGTTTTGATTCTGATGTACCTGTTTCCCCAACCGATACTATAATAAAACCCACGTTGAAGAAACTAGAGACACTGGGGAAACTGAAACGTaaactgaagaagaataaaaaGGTTAAGGTTGAACAGCAAGAAATTGCCGATGGTTTGAAACATGAAAACGAAACAACATGCACTGATAATCATTCAATCGACGACTTTATATCCGAGCCAGTTGTTAtatccaccaccaccaaaaccaTCAACACAACCGTTCGCAAACTAAGCTATACCGGAAAAGATGGGAAAATCGGCTATTCATTCGAATGCCCCCACTGCAACTCCCACTTCAAAGTAAAAGGCTACTTAACTCgtcatttgaaaaaacacAGTTCATCGAAAGCATTCCATTGCCCTTTTTATCAAGATTCgtcaccaccaccaccaccagaaGGAGAAATTCACAggtcatcatcatcatcatctgcCCCACAAGCAGGTACCAAATGTCACCCAACAGGTGGATTCAGCCGTCGTGATACATTCAAAACTCATCTCAAAGCATTACATTTTATTTATCCACCAGGAACCAAGTCTACTGAACGAAGCCACCTAAGTGGTCGATGTGCTggatgttttcaattttttgaaaacaatactCAATGGTTGGTTCAACATATTGAAACTGGATTGTGTCAGGGTACTGTTTTGTATAAGGAGAAATTGAGACAATCGATAACAAATGGgaatgaattgaagaaggtgaagaAGGAAAGAGATGCAtgtgatgaagatgatttattGGGAAGTGattgtgatgatgaatttaatgcggaattgaagaatttggattatgatgaagaagaagatgcaaATGACgacgaagatgaagaggGAAATACGATGAAGAAAGTTAAAGTAAAAAAAGAGCCAATGAGATAA
- a CDS encoding Asn1 asparagine synthetase: MCGIFACYKCQNVEEFKPKALQYSKLIRHRGPDWSGNVVANNNTILCHERLAIVGLDSGAQPIVSPDERYVLAVNGEIYNHIQLRQQFPDYKYKSLSDCEPIIPLFEKYDIDAPKYLDGMFAWVLHDKQTDRIVAVRDPIGITTLYLGKSSKSPETRYFASELKCLVEECDSIEAFPPGHIYDSNTDKIVRYFEPSWWDGSKIPTTPVDYTKIRETLELAVRKRLMAEVPYGVLLSGGLDSSLIASIAARETKKAYTEAVKTHDHGIDANKELSGVDVSGELHSSVGVNQLHSFAIGLPGAPDLVAAEKVAQYIGTIHHSHTFTLEEGIDALDDVIYHLETYDVTTIRASTPMYLLSRKIKAQGIKMVLSGEGSDEIFGGYLYFANAPNAASFHEECVKRVKNLHYADCLRANKSTMAWGLEARVPFLDKQFLEVCMNVNPEDKLITKDHIEKYILRKAFDTKENPYLPDEILWRQKEQFSDGVGYSWIDCLKDTAEKLVSDEDLKNPKPEWGDDIPQTKEAYWYRCKFDKMFNNSKAAASTVMRWVPKAEWGCHSDPSGRYASTHDHKVDNKD; this comes from the coding sequence ATGTGTGGAATTTTCGCTTGTTACAAATGCCAAAACGTTGAAGAGTTTAAGCCAAAAGCTTTGCAATACTCCAAACTAATAAGACACAGAGGTCCAGATTGGTCAGGTAACGTCGTcgccaacaacaacaccatcTTGTGTCATGAAAGATTGGCTATTGTTGGTTTAGATTCCGGTGCCCAGCCAATTGTATCTCCTGATGAAAGATATGTATTAGCAGTCAATGGTGAAATTTACAACCATATTCAATTAAGACAACAATTTCCTGATTACAAATACAAGAGTTTGAGTGATTGTGAACCTATTATCCccctttttgaaaaatatgatATTGATGCACCAAAATATTTGGATGGTATGTTTGCTTGGGTTTTACATGATAAACAAACTGACAGGATTGTTGCTGTTAGAGATCCAATTGGTATTACTACTTTGTATTTGGGTAAATCTTCCAAATCACCAGAAACTAGATATTTCGCTTCTGAATTGAAATgtcttgttgaagaatgtGATTCAATCGAGGCTTTCCCACCAGGACACATTTATGATTCAAACACTGACAAAATTGTTAGATATTTTGAACCTTCATGGTGGGATGGATCAAAGATCCCTACTACTCCAGTGGATTACACCAAAATCAGAGAAACTTTGGAGTTGGCAGtaagaaaaagattgatggCTGAAGTTCCTTATGGTGTTTTGTTGTCAGGTGGTTTGGATTCAAGTTTGATTGCTTCTATTGCTGCTAGGGAAACCAAGAAGGCTTACACTGAAGCTGTGAAGACCCACGATCATGGTATTGATGCCAACAAGGAATTATCCGGTGTTGATGTTTCTGGTGAATTGCATTCATCGGTTGGTGTTAACCAATTGCATTCATTTGCTATTGGTTTACCTGGTGCCCCGGATTTGGTTGCTGCTGAAAAAGTTGCTCAATATATTGGTACCATCCACCATTCACACACATTTACCTTGGAAGAAGGTATTGATGCTCTTGATGATGTTATCTACCATTTGGAAACATATGATGTCACCACTATTAGAGCTTCAACCCCAATGTACTTGTTGTCAAGAAAAATCAAAGCCCAAGGTATCAAGATGGTTTTATCTGGTGAAGGATCAGATGAAATCTTTGGTGGATACTTGTATTTCGCCAATGCACCAAATGCCGCTAGTTTCCATGAAGAATGTGTCAAGAGAGTCAAGAACTTGCATTATGCTGATTGCCTTAGAGccaacaaatcaaccatGGCTTGGGGTTTGGAAGCCAGAGTTCCATTTTTggataaacaatttttggaAGTTTGTATGAATGTTAACCCTGAAGATAAACTTATCACCAAAGACcacattgaaaaatacatTTTAAGAAAAGCTTTCGACACTAAAGAGAACCCATATTTGCCTGATGAAATCTTGTGGAGACAAAAGGAACAATTTTCTGATGGTGTTGGATATTCATGgattgattgtttgaaagACACTGCTGAGAAATTGGttagtgatgaagatttgaaaaacccTAAACCAGAATGGGGCGATGACATCCCACAAACTAAAGAAGCCTATTGGTACAGATGCAAGTTTGACAAGATGTTTAACAACTCAAAAGCTGCTGCTTCAACTGTTATGAGATGGGTACCTAAAGCCGAATGGGGTTGTCATTCTGACCCTTCAGGAAGATACGCTTCGACCCACGATCATAAAGTGGATAACAAGGATTAG
- a CDS encoding Snf5 protein (S. cerevisiae homolog SNF5 has role break nucleosome mobilization, ATP-dependent chromatin remodeling, positive regulation of transcription, DNA-dependent and localizes to SWI/SNF complex), with product MNNDNHQTDIPMFGMNMNMNGQMQPGVPQPNQIGSQQPHQQQQPQQNPRMGSLPMLTPELLASLTPQQMQAMKNNPQFQEMMRQYIQRQQLLNQQSKGFPTSGAPIFPQVQNMPIQQQVQPQSQQSPMMAQGNNPMASNGRHRIPQQGPAAFQQGPRPTQLDNFAGLQQQHLQSRLGPQQQQQQPPGIEGNFPSSIPNSIPQQGPNFQGSGIPGGGIPGTNVPIIGPGGPPSATAIDAHIMNNVVGNAMPMSEPNGVVPFPNAQQSPNMLPPNAMNHTPSQTNLHKPGSIIDPSRISSAASIPGVSQAKAQELQGRLQIKQLTNLHQWSDKFEKEGAPVPLDTDVYEEIIHRDFDYLANLAKQHVTMKHEVESASRDLQQYNQIKQLRMNSIQLSAKNQMNNSIWGEGYQGYGNGITNTASRLLLPERDISDRMINERLAQTKGAKNYVPIRLEFDQDRDKFKLRDTFLWDLNEKVFTVEDFTSQLLDDYKLIPRIHYQTILNSIKEQIAEYQQKPAKTTGEIRIPIKIDIIMNNTQLTDQFEWDILNTNENEPEEFATIMCDELYLPGEFSTTIAHSIREQCQMYIRALNLVGCNYDGTPVTEDSIRNHLLPSLRLVSKDFQVVDDFFSILRNPTNVPDFSPQLIKLTELELERMDKEMERESRRKRRHNYNEDGQVFSVIGGGSGGFGSGTFTPTGNEGFIKTAPSTGSSRGFSSSRRNAAHIGRGNVIPDLSDVPKTFRTPAPSSILPGAIDLAVPEVYEYDEIFVNRTQVKNPDYRPPTPEPVLSDRVKYEHDPLRGTFNVTIKCRLE from the coding sequence ATGAACAATGATAACCACCAGACTGATATTCCCATGTTTGGTATGAATATGAACATGAATGGACAGATGCAGCCGGGGGTACCGCAACCCAATCAAATAGGTCTGCAACAGccccatcaacaacaacaaccacaacaaaacCCGCGTATGGGTTCCTTACCAATGTTAACTCCAGAGCTTTTGGCTTCACTCACTCCACAACAAATGCAAGCAATGAAGAATAATCCACAGTTTCAGGAAATGATGCGGCAGTATATACAGAGACAACAGCTTTTGAACCAACAGAGTAAAGGTTTTCCAACCAGCGGCGCTCCCATTTTTCCCCAGGTGCAAAACATGccaatacaacaacaagtacAGCCACAGTCACAGCAGCTGCCCATGATGGCTCAAGGAAACAACCCGATGGCTTCAAATGGCCGCCATCGAATACCTCAACAAGGGCCGGCTGCTTTTCAACAAGGGCCACGTCCTACACAATTGGATAACTTTGCCGGtcttcagcaacaacatctACAATCTCGATTGGGtcctcaacaacaacaacaacagcctCCGGGAATAGAGGGAAATTTTCCTAGCAGTATTCCCAACAGCATACCACAGCAAGGTCCTAATTTCCAAGGTTCAGGAATACCAGGAGGAGGAATACCAGGTACGAACGTACCAATTATCGGACCAGGTGGACCGCCTTCAGCAACTGCAATTGATGCTCACATTATGAACAATGTGGTTGGTAATGCAATGCCAATGAGTGAACCCAATGGAGTAGTACCTTTCCCTAATGCCCAGCAATCTCCTAATATGCTTCCCCCTAACGCCATGAATCACACTCCATCTCAAACAAACTTGCATAAACCAGGTAGCATCATTGATCCAAGTCGAATAAGCTCCGCAGCATCGATCCCAGGAGTTAGTCAAGCAAAAGCTCAAGAACTACAGGGGAGGTTgcaaataaaacaattgacgaatcttcatcaatggtctgacaaatttgaaaaagaaggtgCGCCAGTTCCATTGGATACTGATGTGTATGAAGAAATTATACACAGAGATTTTGACTACTTGGCCAATTTGGCAAAACAGCATGTCACTATGAAACATGAAGTTGAATCTGCCTCGCGAGATTTACAACAATAtaatcaaataaaacaattgcGAATGAATTCAATACAGTTAAGTGCCaagaatcaaatgaatAATAGTATCTGGGGTGAAGGATATCAAGGTTATGGTAACGGTATTACCAACACGGCAAGTCGTCTACTACTTCCTGAAAGGGACATATCTGACCGAATGATTAATGAAAGATTAGCTCAAACTAAGGGCGCCAAAAACTATGTGCCTATCAgacttgaatttgatcaagataGAGACAAGTTTAAGCTACGTGATACGTTTTTGTGGGACTTGAATGAAAAGGTTTTTACAGTTGAAGACTTTACCAGTCAGTTGTTGGATGATTATAAACTTATTCCACGTATTCACTATCAAACAATATTGAATAGCATCAAGGAGCAAATTGCTGAATACCAACAAAAGCCTGCAAAGACAACAGGGGAGATTCGTATACCCATCAAGATTGACATCATAATGAATAATACTCAACTAACTGATCAATTTGAGTGGGATATTCTCAATACCAATGAAAATGAACCAGAAGAGTTTGCCACGATCATGTGTGATGAACTTTATCTACCAGGAGAGTTCAGCACTACCATAGCCCACAGTATACGCGAACAGTGTCAAATGTACATCAGGGCCTTGAATTTAGTGGGATGTAATTATGATGGTACACCAGTGACTGAAGATTCAATTCGTAACCATTTGCTTCCATCATTACGTTTAGTGTCGAAGGACTTCCAAGTTGTTGACGattttttctcaattttaCGAAACCCTACAAATGTACCTGATTTCAGTCCTCAGTTGATCAAGTTGACGGAATTGGAGCTTGAGCGGATGGATAAGGAGATGGAAAGAGAAAGCAGACGTAAAAGAAGACACAATTACAATGAAGATGGACAAGTCTTTAGTGTAATTGGAGGGGGTAGTGGTGGATTTGGTTCGGGAACGTTCACTCCTACTGGAAATGAAGGTTTCATCAAAACAGCACCAAGTACCGGAAGTTCAAGAGGCTTCCTGTCATCCAGACGTAATGCAGCACACATTGGTAGAGGTAATGTCATACCTGACTTGTCGGATGTACCAAAGACCTTTAGGACTCCAGCTCCATCAAGTATTTTACCGGGAGCTATTGATTTGGCAGTACCTGAAGTATatgaatatgatgaaatATTTGTTAACCGTACTCAGGTTAAGAATCCGGATTACAGGCCACCAACTCCTGAACCAGTATTGAGTGATCGAGTAAAATATGAACATGATCCATTGCGAGGTACTTTTAATGTAACAATAAAATGTAGATTAGAATAA
- a CDS encoding Ctp1 citrate transport protein — protein sequence MPKKDQVDPFKSFIAGGTAGAVEGVITYPFEFAKTRLQLIDKSAKATSRNPLKLIYTIGKTQGIGALYVGCPAFVVGNTAKASVRFLGFDYIKNLLVDKQGKLSGPRGVIAGLGAGLLESVVAVTPFEAIKTGLIDDKQRPQPKYQSGLISGTVKLIKDMGFKGIYSGVVPVSLRQAANQAVRLGSYNAIKTMIQQATGTKPNQPLSSAATFAVGAFAGIITVYTTMPIDTVKTRMQALGSEKLYRSTLDCFVKIFKQEGLLTFWKGATPRLGRLVLSGGIVFTIYEKMLVILH from the exons ATGCCTAAAAAAGAT CAAGTAGAtccattcaaatcatttatTGCAGGAGGTACAGCCGGTGCCGTTGAAGGGGTAATCACCTACCcttttgaatttgccaAGACTCGTTTGCAACTTATTGACAAATCCGCCAAAGCTACTTCGAGAAatccattgaaattgatctACACTATTGGTAAAACTCAAGGAATTGGTGCATTATATGTAGGATGTCCGGCATTTGTCGTTGGAAATACGGCAAAAGCATCAGTACGATTTTTGGGGTTTGATTATATCAAGAACTTGCTAGTGGATAAGCAAGGTAAATTATCTGGTCCCAGAGGTGTAATTGCTGGATTAGGTGCGGGGTTGTTGGAGAGTGTGGTTGCTGTGACCCCATTTGAAGCAATTAAAACGGGACTAATCGATGATAAACAACGTCCACAACCGAAATATCAACTGGGATTGATCAGTGGAACTGTGAAGCTAATTAAAGATATGGGGTTCAAAGGGATTTATTCTGGAGTTGTGCCTGTAAGTTTACGTCAAGCTGCCAATCAAGCTGTCAGATTAGGTTCATATAATGCCATCAAAACCATGATTCAACAAGCCACCGGAACCAAACCAAACCAACCACTAAGTTCAGCTGCTACTTTTGCAGTGGGAGCATTTGCTGGTATAATTACGGTGTATACGACAATGCCTATAGATACAGTCAAGACAAGAATGCAAGCATTGGGGTCGGAGAAATTGTATAGGTCGACTTTGGATTGttttgtcaaaattttcaaacaagaagGGTTGTTGACCTTTTGGAAAGGTGCTACTCCAAGGTTGGGAAGATTAGTTTTGAGTGGAGGTATTGTATTTACTATTTATGAAAAGATGTTGGTCATTTTGCATTAG